CCCAGATGGTGTTTTGAAAAGTTGACGCCGATGACTCCTGCCTTTTGCTTGATCGCCGCTATTGCACGGTCGTCGATATTACGCAGAAATGAGGGATTGAGCGCACGCACACAGGAGTGTGAAGCGATAATCAGGTTCTCCGTGTTTTCGCAGATGTCGAGGACCGTCTTTGTCGAGGCGTGGGACACATCGATTATCACATCGTATTGTCCCAGTCTCTTCAAGAATTCACGCCCCTTTCTGGTCAACCCTTTTTTATCCGCCTCCAGCGCCGAGTGCGCAAGTTTATTCGAGTTGTTCCAGGTTATTGTAAAGACCCGCACACCCAGATTATAGAGCGACTCAATCTGCTCAAAGGTATTGTCAAAGATGTGACCGCCCTCGACCCCGAGGATGAGATTCACCTTTTTACGGTCGAGTTCTTCAGATGACGTGACTTTATGGAGCACAGGATGTTCATTGAGATAGGCAAGGGTCGAGCCGAGCAATCTGATCGCCTCGACAAAAGGAAAACGCTCGCCGGGCATAATAAAATGGGCGAACACCGCACCGAGATAATCCTGTCGGTGCAGGTCTTCAGGAACGATGTGATTAAATCTTCTCTTTAAAATGTTGTGGGGTGTATCACAATGGAGGTCAAAGACCAATGACATAATATCACCTTTCTTTATTTTTTTTATCGATTAACAGAGAATCGAATACCACGCCGGCAGTATCAACCGCATAAAATTCCAGGCGGTCATCCTTTATATCAATAACACAGAAATGGTATTTATTGGTTGAGGCTGCAGTCCAGGAACTGTTCGAAACTCCATAAAGCGGTGCTCCGCCGCCGCCGGTGACGACATAGACCACGCCGTTTATCGGCCTGGTGCGTTCATAACTATGGTCATGACCATTAAAGACCAGATCAACATTATACTTTTCAAAAATCACACACCACTTCTCCCTCACCTTTAACCGGCTGCCGTGACTGCCTGATGAATACGGCGGCCTATGAAAGACCGCAAAGGTCCAGTCAATCAGTGTATCCTGAGCAGTCTCTTCAAGATTCTTCACGAGCCACTCGTATTGTTCGCCGTAAATATCAGTCTCGGTATTGAGAACAAAAATCCGCGCATTACCATAATCAACCCGATAATAGTCTTCTTTGCCGGGCAATGCAAAGGCACTGTCGTAAAACCAGAAGGGATACTCATGATTACCGATCGCCGGGATAAATTGTTTGCAACTTATAACCGTATCTTCAATATTAAAAAATGTACACCAGTCTGTGGTATCACCGCCTTCATTAACCAGGTCACCGGTATGCACGAGAAAATCAAAATCATAATTACTGATCTGATTGATTACGGCATGGTGTGCCTGAGAATCACTGCGTGTATCACCGAATGCAATAAAAGTGAATGTATCCGCATTCTTCGGAAAGGTGCGGAATGTATACAGGTCACTGTCCGGTAATACCCGATAAAAATATCGTGTGCCCGGTTCAAGACCGCTCAATTCAATATGGTGGAAATGAACAAGCCGATCACTGACAAGAGTATCTTTGAGTGTGGAATCAACGCCGTAGGCAAGCACACTCGACTCAGGAAGTGCACTGATCCAGTTTATGTATATCGAGGTCTCCGGAACATCAGCGGGTGTCAGATACGGCCGGGAATCAAAGAGCCCGTAAGCACCCACTCCCTGCACGACAAGCAGGAACATAAATAAAAATTTTGAATTTCTGTTATTTAAAAAATTTCCATTCTGCATTTTTCAACCTCTGTTCAACCCACGATTATCTTATAAAGGATAAAGAGCAGCACGACCATCACGATAATGCCGATACCCACAAAGCGGAACGGCTTGTAATGTTTTTTTCTCGGGATGAGTCTGCCCTCTTTGAAATTATATCTCTTCTTTATCATAAATTTTGATCATCCTCCGTCATCTTCCTATTCTTTGCTCTGCAGCTCCGTGCCGTCTCCGGTCAGGTTTTCATAGAGCGCCCGAATAATCTCTTCCTGCAGCCTTTCAATCTCTTTTCTCGGACGCACAAAATTATTAAAGAGCATTGAAAAGCAATAATCCGTATCATTGATATGCAGATATCCGGAAAGGCAGGAGACCGCATGCAGAGTACCGGTCTTGGCGCGCAGATATCCGTCGAAATCCTGGAATCTCCGTTCCAGGGTTCCTTCACCTGATGAAGGCAGGAGTTCGAAAAAAGCCGATGCATACCTTGACAGATACAGATAACGCAGCACAAGGCTGATTTGATAAGGTGAAATCAGGTTGTGGCGTGACAGACCAGAGCCGTCCCAGAGTGAAACCCGACCGGTATCGGCACCGCACACCGCCAGAAACCGCTTCAGCATTCTTATGCCGGCGACAAAGCTTCCCTCGCCGTAATACCGGGCTCCCAGGGTCTTCAACAGGGTCTCGGCATAGAGATTCACGCTCTCGACATTGAGTTCGTGAAGGATATGGAGCAGCGGTTCGGAAACAATCGAATCCAGGATTACAAGTGGACCTGATTGCACAGCCGGTTCAAAAGCCCTGCGGAGCCGACCTTTGAATTCAATGCCCTCTTTGAGCAGCCGCTCCTTAAAACAGGTGCCGAAAAAGAGCGCCGGATCCTTGACCGACACCTCGATATTTCTGGTATGTCCTGCACCGATGCCGCCGCTCACATAGATGATGTTCGCCTCGGGCCGACGCAGGATGATGATGCTGTCTTCACCCTCTTTGGTGCGCATATCATTGATCAACTTCACATATTCGGTCTCGGGTTCAATCACAACGTCGGCGTAATCACCGACCCGGGTCGCCTCGATCCTGACATTGACACAATTCTTGTTTATGGACAACGCCGATACCTCTGGAGCGTATCGTGCATCAAGATAATGCCATGCCCAGCCCACGGGCAGCCGCTCAAATCTGAAATTGTTGCCGTTCAAACTCAACTCGGTGAAATATGTATCATCCAGGATGATATCGCCCTCAATCTCTTTTATCTTTCGGTTCTTAAGCGCCAGAATGAACTGCTCCAGGTCTTCCAGTTCGAGCATCGGGTCACCGCCGCCGATAATCACGAGGTCGCCTTTGAGCCGATCCTTTTCTATCTTTCCCTGAAAACCGAGTCTGGTCTTGAAACGGTGTTCTGGTCCGAGGAAAAAGAGACCGGCTCCACTGGTGACGATCTTCATATTCGAAGCTGGAATGAGCAACTTCTGACTGAAGCGGGCGTAAACCACACTGTCATTACTCAGATTCAACACATAGATACCGTAATTCGCCGACCCCAGGTCAGCCTGGTTCAAAATACTGTCGAGGGAAACCAGTGAAAAGAGATAGATCATCAATATCATCTTGTCCCACCCTGTCTTTGTTTGACCTTTTTACGCACCGCCTTTTTGTCAGTGACCGGTGTAAAGAGCCCGACGCTTTCAACCTTACACTTACAAGCCGATTTGTTCCTGTTTTTGCCGCAGACCGGACACAGACCCGCACAGTCTTTTTTGCACAGCGGAGCAATCGGGATGGAAAGGATAATCGCCTCCCGTATCCCGATACCCAGGTCAATATGATTACCCGTATAATAGACCTTATCGATGTCGGTCTTTTTCAAATTCACCTTCTCGACATTGAGATACGGATCAGTGCCCTGCACATAACTGAGCAGGAGATCGGCTTTAAAGTCCCGGGTGAATCCTCCGAGACACCGCACACAGATAAAAGCAGCGGAAAATTGCACATTGAACCGCACCACCAGGCCGCTCGCTGAATTGTTTATCCTGACATCAGCGCTGATCCGATGGAACTTCTTGACCGGGTAAGCCTCCAGGTTCAGCTCTTTCGCCTTGATATCGATGAATTCAAAGAATGTCGCATCTTCGATGGTCTTTACCGGGACCAGAAATCTCGAGGCAGCTATGTCTTCAACTCCTTTTTCCGTGCAGCCGGGAACAGGATATTATTGAGAATCAATCTGTATCCCGGTGAATTCTTATACTGCCTTAAATCAGTCGGCGGGTCATTGACAAAATGTTGATAGTCTTCAGGGTCATGGCCTGCAAGATAG
The sequence above is drawn from the candidate division WOR-3 bacterium genome and encodes:
- a CDS encoding metallophosphoesterase family protein, translated to MQNGNFLNNRNSKFLFMFLLVVQGVGAYGLFDSRPYLTPADVPETSIYINWISALPESSVLAYGVDSTLKDTLVSDRLVHFHHIELSGLEPGTRYFYRVLPDSDLYTFRTFPKNADTFTFIAFGDTRSDSQAHHAVINQISNYDFDFLVHTGDLVNEGGDTTDWCTFFNIEDTVISCKQFIPAIGNHEYPFWFYDSAFALPGKEDYYRVDYGNARIFVLNTETDIYGEQYEWLVKNLEETAQDTLIDWTFAVFHRPPYSSGSHGSRLKVREKWCVIFEKYNVDLVFNGHDHSYERTRPINGVVYVVTGGGGAPLYGVSNSSWTAASTNKYHFCVIDIKDDRLEFYAVDTAGVVFDSLLIDKKNKER
- the dacB gene encoding D-alanyl-D-alanine carboxypeptidase/D-alanyl-D-alanine-endopeptidase yields the protein MILMIYLFSLVSLDSILNQADLGSANYGIYVLNLSNDSVVYARFSQKLLIPASNMKIVTSGAGLFFLGPEHRFKTRLGFQGKIEKDRLKGDLVIIGGGDPMLELEDLEQFILALKNRKIKEIEGDIILDDTYFTELSLNGNNFRFERLPVGWAWHYLDARYAPEVSALSINKNCVNVRIEATRVGDYADVVIEPETEYVKLINDMRTKEGEDSIIILRRPEANIIYVSGGIGAGHTRNIEVSVKDPALFFGTCFKERLLKEGIEFKGRLRRAFEPAVQSGPLVILDSIVSEPLLHILHELNVESVNLYAETLLKTLGARYYGEGSFVAGIRMLKRFLAVCGADTGRVSLWDGSGLSRHNLISPYQISLVLRYLYLSRYASAFFELLPSSGEGTLERRFQDFDGYLRAKTGTLHAVSCLSGYLHINDTDYCFSMLFNNFVRPRKEIERLQEEIIRALYENLTGDGTELQSKE
- a CDS encoding DUF177 domain-containing protein; translation: MAASRFLVPVKTIEDATFFEFIDIKAKELNLEAYPVKKFHRISADVRINNSASGLVVRFNVQFSAAFICVRCLGGFTRDFKADLLLSYVQGTDPYLNVEKVNLKKTDIDKVYYTGNHIDLGIGIREAIILSIPIAPLCKKDCAGLCPVCGKNRNKSACKCKVESVGLFTPVTDKKAVRKKVKQRQGGTR